ATAACATAGTCAAGGATTTTTTAGCATTTTAAATTCATCACTTAAAATGTCTGTTAATATATCTGGAGAACTGAACGTCATGTTCTAACCTGTTTTATTTATTATCAGGTACATTATGCGACAGATCCTGTGGAGAGAGGAATCATGTTATTGGCGCTGAGGGAGGTGATGTCTTACTTCAAGTGGATCCAGACGGAGTGATGGGAGATATCACATGGTTCCTCTCTGGAAATCATTTTGCCACCTCGGAACctggaaaaattataaaaattcgaGATAGTCGTTACAAAGAAAAAGTCGACAGCACGGAGGATGGATCAGTACTCATGAAAAACTTAGCAAAGAAAGACGAAGGAACGTATATAGCAAGTACCTTGAAAAGCACATCAGGAATCGAAGAGCTTTGTGCACTGATATATGACCTCAGAGTATACGGTAAGAGAAATGATACAGCATGATTTTCTTATGTTATGTCACTAGAGGGTGCTGCATTCACATAGTACAGTGCCATCTGGAAACACCTTGATATCTACAATATAAGATCAAAGCTGCTAAGCATCTCCAATATCTGAACCAATGATGACACCACAACTTCCTTTTACTGCTGccatctgacattgagctgtaaCCTAGATCTgataattaaaatataaaatatcctaAACATAGAATTTCTTTTGCTATTTCACCACAGAAATGCTGTCAGATGATAATATTGAGATTGATTACGAGGTTTCCAGTAATGAGACATGTAACGTGACCTTTATCTGCATAGTGAGGACATCAGATGTGACCATTACCTGGGAGAGTTCAACTAACACTGATGTAAATGTGACCAGTAATGTTGTACATGTACAAGACCCTGATCTAAAAGTTATCTACACCTGTACAGCCTGGAACCCCATCAGTAGCGTCTCCAAATCTGTGACCCCCTGGAAGTACTGCAAGATAGGTAAAGCCATACTTTCCAGTTCTATACTGGATTTAATTGttattatacatatattataCAATTATTGCACACTTATGTTGGACCCCTACATAAAGTGCAGTAAACAATTTCCATAATTTATAAAGATTAACACATTTTGTCCTTTAAATTGTCTTTTAAATTAACCAATGACTCGAACTTGTATATCGACTGAATTGAGGAATGCAAGAAGTACTGGTCAGATGGGTGGGAAAATTACTACAGTATCAGACAGAATGggttttgtttgtagtctgtagtcATGGAGACACATGACATCAGACAAGAATCCACTACTGGGGATGGCTTTGATTTGGGATCAAAAAGCAAACTCTGTGGGTGTCTTC
The sequence above is drawn from the Bufo bufo chromosome 11, aBufBuf1.1, whole genome shotgun sequence genome and encodes:
- the LOC120982339 gene encoding SLAM family member 9-like, whose amino-acid sequence is MICFLWTLLGIYLKCTLCDRSCGERNHVIGAEGGDVLLQVDPDGVMGDITWFLSGNHFATSEPGKIIKIRDSRYKEKVDSTEDGSVLMKNLAKKDEGTYIASTLKSTSGIEELCALIYDLRVYEMLSDDNIEIDYEVSSNETCNVTFICIVRTSDVTITWESSTNTDVNVTSNVVHVQDPDLKVIYTCTAWNPISSVSKSVTPWKYCKIGRQQISEDYKDMNIIRLKLAGFLLIITCFILGHHIKTEVVVSSTDNK